The Anastrepha ludens isolate Willacy chromosome 2, idAnaLude1.1, whole genome shotgun sequence DNA window TTTAAGCTGTGAGTTTTTTGACCGAGAGTGAATCGCTGCTGATCAAGAATGTTGTTTAAGCCACAACTCTCAATACTGATGCGACGCCTAGATTAGGGGTTGTTTGTTGAGAGTACATGCTGTGAAGCTCAATAATCGTTCAAGCTCATACTGTGGAAGCTCTTTGAAGGATGAGGAAATAGGATAATCTCTGCATTTTCTCCTAAATGGCTCTGTTTGTGCAAGACAGTTGTAGAATAATATAcacttcaccaaaattttttttatatatttttatttttgatttttggctCCCATTCGACTAACATCTAGAGGTTATATTAGAGATGGATATCAAACGCTTATGCAGATTTCTGTTCCTTATCagatgcttttttttcaaagtatcaGTTGAAGACTAATTTTCGTAAAGTATCAGTTTTCCTAATTTGACTCAGAAGAGTTTCTAACCAAAGACCAGTAACAtgataatattaaaattgagaatttttttataaatttataatacattTATTCAACCTTCCAAATAGCTGGTAATGATTGTAAGAAACTGATACTTCTAAAAGCAATTTTTCCTTGTTACccttttcatgctgaaaagctaataaaattattctttaatatactaattttttggggtttttataCAATGACTTCTACATCATTATTTTATGTCATTTACTcttgatttgattttaaaaaaatccCACGGTGAGTTAAATTTCACTCTAAACTATCCCTCCTGTAATAGCCTCTTCGATCACTTTACAACTTTTTCATCTTTCTTCCGCACTTGGCAGTGCAAACTCTTATGACCAAATTCAGTTATTTGGGTCACAcaggtttttttgatttttattttatttataatacatatgtgcgtgtgtgtgactGCACTTTTAAGTTTTACTTTTCACACGTTTCACTTTTAAACGTTTAACAcactaaaaaaatcgtttaagaaTATGAAATGCACTGCTACAGCGGtatacatattttgttattctttcttCCATTTTGCTCAGTATCCGCTTTGATTGAACAaggttacaaatatttttgtttaaatattccaGTATGAATCGATTATTAACATGCGGCAAAACGAAGTAATTACAAATTGAggttaaaaaatacgaaaaacttaaaaattaaagaatatatTAACCCGCAAAACCGCGCCAATTGTTTTTTAgctgttataatattttttttcttttcttaataatcAATTTCTTTGCACACTTGCTGACTAGCGCTCATTTAACGTTTACACATGCGCATTAAACACTTAACTACGAACTTGATAGAGATTGcaatatattaaatttcaacCGTATGCAACATGTGTGCCGGTGTACTTTAAACTAAAGACTAAAGACACAAACTTTATGCTCATGTTAAGTGAGGTGCATGTGGGCATACATCAAACCAAAACTCACCACAGCAAAAAACACAAGCCAGACtagtaacatatgtatgtagtaactTTTCCAGAGAttaagcagagaatgttaaattTCGTTAACAGTAGTCAGTTCTCTGACAGCAGTTAGTTCTCCGACTTCTGTTAACGGTGTGAGTATTTTGCAGTGCAGCCAGTGTTGCTGGCTGCTGCTAGCAGTGGCCGCTATTGCATGTCTTGCTTAGGTGGTAGCtactgctttgaaaattggaaaggTGCTACTTATAATTGAATAATATcaaacgcatacatatatatatttatttatatataagtatgcttacatacctacataatatttttcaaggcAGTTACGAGTATATCCACTCGCAAGAGTTTCACATCGTTTTTTGTTTATACTTTGTACGAGTATTAGAGTGTATGGTTTGGTACGTATAGTTCACCAACTTCTGCCGAGTACTATCGGACTACCACTTCCATTTGTTCTGCCAATAACCATTTACCGACTCTGCAACTATGCATGGTACttaagtatgtttgtatgtgcgtgtgtgtgtgtttaaagCATTTCAGCAACTTCTTGCCAATAATTTGTCCActttgatattttattaatattcgcCTGAACATAGCATTATAATCACGCTTTTCTTGCACGATTTATAATAGTCGTTAATCAACTCGCATCCACTTTCAATAGTTCTGAGCTTTTGTCATGCTGCTTTCATTCGAAATCCGATtagctgcttcttcttcttccgcatATTTTTACTGTTTCGAATTACCACAAATTAAGAAGTGTTTGTTCGGCAACAATTATTTGCTCATACAATATATTTgatattcttttgttttttgtttgttatttattgCTGAAGGTGGCGCTATTGTATATCCTCTTCGTTGACATTATGTTGTTTAATCGGCGGTCTTACTACATTATGTTTTATCATAAAAGTCATATTGTTGGAGTATTGTTATTTTAAACGGCATTAAAATCGATTACTTTTACACCGGTTTGAAGGTCATCAAAAGAGCCATGCATAAGTAAAGGGTCGTCCaaatataagtttattttttcaataaaatgttaaaaattttactacTTTCTTTCTACTATGCTGATGCCAAAGAATATgacaagaaaaatgtattttgaattCTTTGTATATATCTATTAAACAATATATTTCATCTccacatatatacaagtatgtgtgtatatatagtGTACATGCGAATATagataaaaacgtaaaaaaattattgacccAAAACATTTGTAACACCATGGAAAGCCTGTTTATATTTATAgaaataattcattaaaaatgggcataaatacagggtgggcaaaataagacctactaatgttaagcacattttttatttttgacatatttatttttctcttttgtaggttataattgaattgttggaaatttattatggaccCACCAACAACGACCTccaacaacgactacaatacgctattcgtttcacacaatttgattttttaaataatgttttgatgtcggatgaagcgcatttccatttaaatggttatgtcaacaaacaaaactgtagattgtggggcactgaaaatccaagggcaacacaccaacatcagttgcacccatctaaatgtactgtttggtgcggtgttatggccactagagttatcggtccatatttcttcgaaaatgaggatgaaacaccagaatcgagttcaggagcttcttacagaacaatgattgaaaactttttgcggccaatggcggagcagtatcctaatttgtggtttcaacaagatggagcaactgcgcatactgctaggtcttatttggcatatattagtaggtcttatttgggcCACcctgtacaaggtgaagtccaaaataagcaagactgagctaaaatataaATGACAGGATCTTTGTTCTCATAACTTCgagttaatttattcaaaatatcctcttctggcctcgatacactgttttgcgccatctaaaagcttttcaaaagagtgtttcaggtctttgaccggaatgtccttcaggatgtcggtacaagccttttggaggGCCTCTACgggcgcaaaacgttttccttttatggccaaatgcaattttccgagtgggtagaagtcacagagagccatatcaggtgaatatggTGAgttattgatggttaaaatgtgatatatagaaaaaaaaaaatcagtcacaagagtggatcgatgagatggtgcgccagcttcctccttcgcgttATTCAGGGCGACTTCGACGAATgcaatgcaacaaacgcttcaagacgccaagatagaaaattgcattgacggtttggcccgttggcacgaacttcttctggacaattcccttggaatcgtaaaaacaaatgagtatcGACTTGgtttttgacttcttcaaacgcgattttttgggggatggctcgtctggggttttccattcggcactttgacgcttactttcaggttcatgttggaaacgccGAGTTtaatcaccagttacaatgttgcaaaggaagttctcgtcttttcttgcctctttaatgaggtctttcgaatgttgaattctgagcaatttttgatcctcagttaacttgtacggaataaaacgtgcacagacctttcgtaagcccttTTAGGCGGCCCGTATATTCATGGTCATTTATGTCCCCACAACCATCTCttaaacatgtaaaccactcatgaactctggcacgagatagaaaattatcgccataaacttttttcatcaattcaaatgtttcggcaaacgttttaccgattttaaagcaaaatttgatattagctcttgcttcgaaactcatttttgtaccgataacacaaacatacagacactttagacgcaataacttcgcttccactgaaccgaatgtcaccaagctttcactggaagtcagctaggggtgtaacttccaacgcactaactcattaaaaagatggcgacatcaaaagcatttttatgacgccagtcttgtttattttggactccaCGTTGTATTACACCATTAGGATCAAggtaaataattttaagaaacaaCTATtccagaaacatttttttttatagcattgtaAAAATGACAACTTATCACAAATTTCGATTGAATGTTTAGATATAGACATCAATTCAAAGGAGagtgtaatcaatatttttatctaGTACTTACCACCACATGTTTTTTATTGGGGAAATGCTTATATGTGactataacttcccgaaaccatACTTCTTCTTTctgctctttttcagataaggCATGGAGGACTAAAACTTAACTCAAAAAAAGAAGAGGCATGTAGTTATTGTCGCATATGTGCCaatcacaccgatttagaaatttttaaaagcgcCCGTTTAACTATTCATAAGGTTCGCCGTGAGTTGGAAGCATCAGGTGAGtatgcagaatctgttgcaaaaaaaTACGAGCAACATTCGGACAATATtcgatctgcagaatttattcatcAAGTGCAAACGATCATTGACAAGgacccttcaaaatcaatgaggcCCTTGCGAGGGAACTTAATGTTTCTGAGTGTCTTATCGTCGAGCTATCTATGAAGATCTCCAGTGTAAATCCTACATTatgcgcagaagacagtttatgtccgagcaaacacgagaacagcgagttatccgATTAAAACGCCTTTCATTTccaacgtttccacgacagtcggttctacgttagcgAAAcgtcccggatttatatccggccaaggactgtcactctagcagtattccccgtatgtaagaatGGGGAATGttaatgctgctacaacaacaataatcaaacaacttttaaacaaaattaaacaccctgaaACGCCTGAGAAGGTTTGATTGTTTTTTTCctggcaaaaaaattaaattaaactttcgctcttcattttaattttttttttttcattttaattaaaaacgcgGGATGAATGTCCGCAAAACACCAGGGTTCTCCACTTTTTGTGAAATCAAACTGTATTTTGACGTAAAACTGAACTATACAGACCACCGTTATTATCGCAGTTTCTAGTTTTTTATCGTCTTATTTTTTAGATTGGGTTGAATGATTTTGGTTTTGGATCGGtagtattatatttcttttagtgTATTTCGTTTCCATttgttaattaaatttcttttgattttgcATATGTTTTATGTTGTCTTGGAAGTATAATAATTTCACGggattttccttttattttaattcgttGCAGTCTCTTTAGATATATTGgcttgtatgtgtatatatgtgtgtttatttttattgtacccGGTAGGTCTACGCGAGCTTCTACTCGGGGAGCCATTTTGTGACTGCCGACTGTTAGCCAAAATGCTGTCTAGTGGatataataaaactattttgcttaaatatcAGGTATATTTTgaacaatataatttttctgcAATTCAGAGCATCTGAAATAGTACCTTGATAGGTACTTTGGCGACAGGTAAATTTTCCTTCATCAGCAACAATATCACGCACTgatgtgttttgttttgttcagtCACACCTTctcacataaaaaataaagttacttcTGAGAAATGTAcggaaatttagaaaaagtatAAACAGGTCAAAagtggtttcaaaaaattaacctGAAAGTcacattttggaaataaaaaattaattttgaaaattttgctgcTTCATAGCGTAACTTGTTTGGAATTATCTTCCGATATTCTCGAAAACACTTTTCTCCCCACACCTAAATAACTTTACTTACTAACTTTGGCCTTTTAGTGAACCCCAACAATTAAGCTAATATTAGAATTACTTAACTTAGCCCTCGATTATGTGATAGGCTATGTACTTAGGCACAACTTTACGCTAAAGATCACTCTCTGAAAATACATTGACTTATAGACAGTCATGAATTGATTTTCTGTTCATTTTATTCACTAATCTCAATGGCTGTGGAGTACATGGACACTaagttaactttaatttttcacaGAATTTTATGGCGAGTTCCTAAAACACTGTTACTTCTTTACATTGCAGAGTTTCGAGCTTTTCAATTTCacagttttgattttttcgcattttgtgACGCCTCTGAGTGGCACACTTTGAGGTTTTTCACAACTTAATTATAATATTACTACTGCACTAAGAGAACTTACTTGTTTGAAAATGATTACTACTCCCAActtgttttctcttttttaacgcaacgaaaaaatttaattaaatttagattttactTCTTACTCAAATCTGAATCAACGTAGACCTGCTCATTCACCATTATAATTTTTGTCtataatattactaaaaaaaattcaattataatAAATGCATAGTTGTAGAATAAATTCGCGACGATAACCTATCGCATGATGTTAAAATCCGAATGATCCCCAATCttagctaaaattttaaaacttcgaATGTTAATTACGTCAAAATTTGTTTACGCTACTTGTGTTTCGACCTTTAGCAACAGAATACGATCAAAAATTCACCGCTTGAAGGAACAGCTGTTGTAGTTGGGAAAGTGTGATAAGAATATTTCTATGACAGTGGCCTATGGGCAGAGTAATAAGTGCAATTTTAGCtgaatttattagttttgttgtttAAATATCTTTTCGTTTATTGATAAATAGTAATAGGCTAGAATGTATACACGATTGCTACGAAATGTTCTGACGTTAAGGTAACAATGTgcttactaaaaaataaaaaattttgtttatgctCCACAAATTGATTATATAAACATGTGTTCACAAATACTTTCCGCATACACTGTCCCACAGAAGTTACGGCACGAAAGCATCACCCAGTGTCCAAGTGCGGCCGATCGACAAAATTCTAATCGCAAATCGTGGTGAGATCGCATGCCGTGTAATTCGTACTGCACGCCGTctgggtgtacgcacggttgcCGTATACTCTGATCCAGATGAACACTCATTGCATGCATCGCTCGCAGATGAGGCATATCGTGTGGGTGAAGCAGCGTCGGCAGCTTCTTATTTGCGCGGTCAACACATCATTGAAATCGCAAAAAAAGCTAAATGCCAAGCAATACACCCTGGTTATGGCTTTCTCTCTGAATCTGTGGAATTCGCCGAGTTGTGCCAAagtcaaaatataattttcatggGACCACCAAGCACGGCCATACGCGATATGGGTATAAAGAGCACAAGCAAAGCGATTATGGCCGCTGCAGGCGTACCAATCATTAATGGTTATCATGGTGAGGATCAATCCGACGAACGTTTGCAAGCGGAGGCAGACAAAATCGGGTTTCCACTAATGATCAAGGCAGTGCGCGGTGGTGGTGGTAAAGGAATGCGCGTTGCAGACAATAAAGAGGAATTTTTGACAGCGCTGAATTCGGCGCGCAACGAATCTCAGAAATCATTCGGCGACAGTTCGGTGCTATTAGAGCGTTATGTACGCTCTCCAAGACATGTAGAAGTTCAAATATTTGCCGATCAATACGGCGAGGCGGTGTACTTGTGGGAGCGTGATTGCTCTGTGCAGCGCCGGCATCAGAAGATCATTGAGGAAGCACCGGCTGTGAGTATTGCAAGATTTTTAATATCGCTCtagttatatatttattatgttcTTCGTATATGTACAGCCTGGTCTATCTGAGCAACTTCGTTGCGAATTGGGGGAAGCAGCAGTACGCGCCGCCAAGGCGGTGGGTTATGTTGGCGCTGGCACTGTAGAGTTTATCATGGACAAAGAAGATCTATCGTTCCATTTCATGGAAATGAATACGCGTCTGCAGGTAGAGCATCCAATATCGGAAATGATCACAGGCACAGATTTGGTCGAATGGCAAATACGCATTTCGTCAGGCGAGCGTTTACCGCTGACGCAAGAACAAATCAGACGCAAGGGGCATGCATTTGAAGCGCGTATTTACGCCGAAAATCCACGGTTACTtccagaaaaatatattataaaatgtagTATTAATTCATTTTCATTGCAGCGAGGGATTTCTACCTGGCGCTGGCCCACTGCGTTACCTAGCGACACCGCAACCGAATGAGTTTGTGCGGGTCGAAACAGGCGTGCGAGAGGGTGACGAGGTGTCCGTACATTACGATCCAATGATCGCAAAGTTGGTTGTTTGGGGTGAGAATCGGACTCAGGCCTTGAATAGCCTAATCGCACGGCTACGCGAATATCATGTACGTGTAGACTTATGTACATGCGTACCCAATTCAAAGCACATTAAAAATTGCTCAATTGCTTACAGATCACCGGTCTAGAAACCAATATTAACTTTCTCATTGATTTGGCTGCACATCCAGAATTCCAACAGGGAAACGTTCACACGGGATTCATTGAGGAACACTTTAATACACTCTTTCCACCCATCGAAATCAATGATGAACAACTTTGCAAAGCTGTTACTGCCTTAGTCCTAAATGAAATGCAAACTTTCGGCAGCAATTCCAGCAGAAACGATCCATTTAATGCGGCACAAAATAAACGCTTGAATTATTCGCTGATAAGGAGTTTTAATCTTAAAGCGAACGACAATGGTCTGTGGAGAAATActcatatttcatttgtttttctaaagcatgtaatttataaaaaaattattttcaaaacagtttttaatacaaaagtgcGCTACGACGAATCCGCCTTTCAAGTACAAGTCGATAATGGTCCatggaaaaatgtaaaatcaGAGCGTATTCCGGATAGTCAGCGGCTCAAAATTAGAGCAAATATTGACAACAGCATTTCAACATTTAATGCTAACATCGATGGCACAGAAGTTACAGTCTTTTTGGATGtaagtaaaaattattataattactttatttataaatatgtatatgtatgtattacttaACCTTTATGTTACATTATAGAATGGCAAATTAAGCTTTAAATTAGTGCAGCCGAAATTCCTAACTGCTCTCTCCGAAGAACATGGCGGTATTGGGGGCAATAAAATTGTGGCGCCAATGCCAGGTGTCTTGGAGCGAATATTGGTGAAACCTGGTGATAAAGTGCAAAAGGGTGATAGCTTAGCGGTGCTCATAGGTAAGACATATGTATATCGTCGTTTAAAATGCAAAACAGCGTatcgtaggtaggtaggtagggtggttgtcgtaagacccacttagaccttcggcaggtccattgtgataccactggagcttatccttactctacgtgttccctttcaaaccatccggttgctttaataaacgagcagagcttcgttagttttagatgcgctatatccgctacatcggttagaaatgctgtatcgagggtgcgcagtcttctcctagctaggctttcgcactcacataaaaggtgtctgactgtttcctcttcttctgtatttagacagcttctacagaaatcgaagtaaggtagtcctaaccttctagcgtggctgcctattaaacaatgaccagttagtacacctatcatttttcttatagattccctgttgaatcttagcaagatcttcgatcgaccgctgttccagttcggccatgtctgtctgcttagttcgcatgttgtgaggttttgccagattgtatttacctttttgatggtttccctgtctataagtaatttacaagtggctataggcatgggtatcagcgccttatccggttcgagatcgagcgttgtatcGTATCGTGGTTCTGCCCCAAAATGAGGTTTGCTAACCAGGCACTAAAAATAGTAGGTAAATTAAAGACATTTTATAAAACTAGCCTAAAATTGGTTGCCGTTTTGAAATAAggcagttgttgttattgtagccgCGTAAGCATGTCCCATAAAGTGACAGTCCCTTGCCGGATATAAATTGTGGTCGTTTCGATAACGCAAAACCTATTGTCGAGGGAACGAAACAATACAGTTTTTACTCTCTCCAGTAAAATTTGGATAATCTCACATACGCGGTTTTATACTTTAAACGAGATGTTTACATACATTAATGTGGGATCACTAAATCGCCCGTTACTGTGTAATACATGCACaaaaaatcattgttttttaactgcacttttttaaaacttaaatttattaatgttaTACAAcatgaaaacatttaaatatgcaactttttctattttcttataGCAATGAAAATGGAGCATATTCTGAAAGCACCTCAGGATGCCACTATTAAGTCTATAGGTGGCGTTGAAGGCGAAAATATTGCCAAAGGCGCAGCAGTTATTATATTTGAAGATGAGGCTGCtgagtaaatatagaaaaaatcagTGACAATCGTACCAGAAGAAATtgcatttatataaaaactatatttttttattgtgaatgTCACAAATATTGTAAATGATGCATTTAATAGTTGTAAAATAgggttttgttatttgttaaaaacatataatataaagtatatttgtacataaaaaataatttgtgtaaaaattgaaaagttcCTGTTTTACTGATTTATCGAAATCTTGGCGCGTTGATGGTACGCAAAATGGGTTTAAGTAACATTTAAAAATGGCAGACGTTAcagaaattttaactttttattcccATTTTAGGTATAATTATTGTAGTATTAGTAAAGTTTTGAATCCTTGTACTCAGTAATTTCTATTAAGACTTTttccaatgttgttgttgttgttgtagcagcataaacattcccgatatatatatatgaggaatggtgctgaagtgacagtccttggccggacataagtccgggtcgttccggtaacgtagaaccgactgtcgtgggaactttTTCGAATCGACCTCCGGAGTTTCAGAAAATTGTTTGCATTACAGAACTAGTTTGAGCAAAAACTCAGAGCTTTTGTGGTTGTATTTTCGGCACATAGTTGCTTGAAAATTTCGTTTACTCTTATCGCTGTCAAATTGACGGGGATTTAATCTTAACCCAAAGCTACTGCTTTTTGATGACTACAGTGAGTTGCAAATAGCAAAACTTGCATGGCAGGCAAGAGCTTACTTAGTGGTAGCAAAAGAAGCCAGTAGGCCCACGATTacctttaactttaaaaaaattaaattagttttgAGTTTTTCTTATTTGTAAAATTGGCCATTGAATGTGTAATTAGCTACAACTTTGCTTCATACCCCTAACCCAAATTTCAagcaagaatttttctatctgTAATTTGTAGACATCTTTACGAATCTAACTTTTTATTTGCCACATACTTTAATACTTAATAAGAGAAAAATTCACATGGCACCCGGTTCTacgcattcccatggcagccggttccacgttaccggaatggctcgggtttttcccgactaagggctgccgccccagtaaactaaccCGGTCTAGTGAACCGTTCATCATCAAACAAATTggaacccatttttttttttttttgaaatattaagattcatttatttttaatatttttgttactcgtattacttttcttttataattataattattaataataataataataataatataaagcctttttgatttgatgtatatttaacttttttctttatttcacttaaattattttttaataatgattattttacttttttttatattttgttttaccatcagttaaaaataaaaatatttctttatctgTTGTCCGCGTCACATTGCATATtctattctttttttctttagttcATTTAAAATGCCTCGAGAAATCTATCTTTTCATGCCTACTCACAAAATAAGCTAAAAAGCGCACGAAATAAAGTGTAGATAtagaaagtaaaagtaaaaactcaATTAGTAAAAAcacttaacattatttttgtgataaaaaaaaatctgggagTATTAAAAATTACGCTTGCAGTGCCTTTCCTCGATTTTAATGTAAGACTATATTTTAGTCTTTTCCTAATCTCAAACTCGTttcatgtattttatttaaattcgaaaatgttttatttattatatttttcttatttaattatataaaacaaGTTGATAGCTGCAAGCTTTAAATTGTCTAATATTTTGTAATCGAATTGTTTGTTGAATACTCGTGTATTTGCGTTTGACCTTACAACAATAAACAGTGCCTAAAAAAGTATGCTTCGTAACTATTATGTATTTATGAACGACcgaaaagaaaccaaaaattccATGCAAATGCATGGGTGTAAGCGGAAGAAACTCCAGTTAAAGCTCGActcaatttctggaaaaatcAAAACATATTGCGTATTTTATAGCTTATCAAATGTATGACTGTCCGAATAGCGTATTAAAAATTCATTGCATTCAGAGCTGAAGTGAACTTCACAAAACTCGCCGCACATTTACTTAATTAATACTGAATTAAAGTACCGATAGCTCCAACGCTAGAGTGAAAATAAGTAATGGTCATAATATTAGGTGTGATTCATAGAAATTCATGAATTCAACCGAAATCTTATTAGTGTTGGTGTTTTCCTTTTTGTGTTTGTTAGACTTGGATATTTTAACTTGCAGTTTGGagggatatatgtacatacatacatacatacatacatacatgtacatatgtatggtatgtacagtactatctcgataatccggacacgcggtagtccggtcacatctataatccggacaactgcataattcggacagtttaacattttttactctataatccggacatttttcaaatttgcttcgcaatatgtacatacatatgtattttaatttttagtttgctttgtg harbors:
- the LOC128868438 gene encoding methylcrotonoyl-CoA carboxylase subunit alpha, mitochondrial → MYTRLLRNVLTLRSYGTKASPSVQVRPIDKILIANRGEIACRVIRTARRLGVRTVAVYSDPDEHSLHASLADEAYRVGEAASAASYLRGQHIIEIAKKAKCQAIHPGYGFLSESVEFAELCQSQNIIFMGPPSTAIRDMGIKSTSKAIMAAAGVPIINGYHGEDQSDERLQAEADKIGFPLMIKAVRGGGGKGMRVADNKEEFLTALNSARNESQKSFGDSSVLLERYVRSPRHVEVQIFADQYGEAVYLWERDCSVQRRHQKIIEEAPAPGLSEQLRCELGEAAVRAAKAVGYVGAGTVEFIMDKEDLSFHFMEMNTRLQVEHPISEMITGTDLVEWQIRISSGERLPLTQEQIRRKGHAFEARIYAENPREGFLPGAGPLRYLATPQPNEFVRVETGVREGDEVSVHYDPMIAKLVVWGENRTQALNSLIARLREYHITGLETNINFLIDLAAHPEFQQGNVHTGFIEEHFNTLFPPIEINDEQLCKAVTALVLNEMQTFGSNSSRNDPFNAAQNKRLNYSLIRSFNLKANDNVFNTKVRYDESAFQVQVDNGPWKNVKSERIPDSQRLKIRANIDNSISTFNANIDGTEVTVFLDNGKLSFKLVQPKFLTALSEEHGGIGGNKIVAPMPGVLERILVKPGDKVQKGDSLAVLIAMKMEHILKAPQDATIKSIGGVEGENIAKGAAVIIFEDEAAE